One Sulfolobus sp. S-194 DNA segment encodes these proteins:
- a CDS encoding heme-binding protein, which produces MSEPLIKESISEEMVLKMIEAARKKAKEIGKAFVVAIVNEEGVLKGFLRMDNAPLISVQVAIDKAYTAAGFGIPTHQWYELIKNDPPLALGAPSGIQRLIVFGGGYPIIYKNKVIGGIGVSGGHYTEDMEVAKAALEALKL; this is translated from the coding sequence ATGAGTGAACCTTTAATAAAGGAAAGTATCTCTGAGGAAATGGTATTAAAGATGATAGAGGCTGCAAGAAAAAAAGCGAAAGAAATAGGAAAGGCTTTTGTTGTTGCAATAGTCAATGAGGAAGGAGTCCTAAAGGGATTTTTAAGAATGGATAACGCGCCTTTAATTAGTGTTCAAGTAGCAATAGACAAAGCATATACAGCAGCTGGATTTGGGATTCCTACTCACCAGTGGTATGAATTAATTAAAAATGACCCTCCATTAGCATTAGGTGCACCAAGCGGAATTCAAAGGCTTATAGTTTTCGGAGGAGGATATCCGATAATTTATAAGAACAAAGTCATAGGTGGGATAGGAGTTAGTGGAGGACATTATACTGAAGACATGGAAGTTGCAAAAGCTGCTTTAGAAGCACTTAAGTTATAA
- a CDS encoding oxaloacetate decarboxylase encodes MSRILKEKINGSKRLRELMDKKDIILAPGAYDALSARIVEAVGFDVVYMTGFGTAASLLGYPDVGLVTMTEMVDNARRIVEAVNIPVIADADTGYGNPINVIRTVQAYEDAGVAGIHIEDQVFPKKCGHITGKQVVPRDDMLEKIAAARDAKRNKDFLIIARTDAIAVEGIESAIERAKEYYKAGADMIFVEAPENMGHIKLIAKELKGIPLLFNWAEGGKTPAVDLNTLRELGFKIVIFPISTLLSATKTMMRVLETIKRDGTPINVMNELFPFKEFLNFIGLPEVQELEKKYVRTR; translated from the coding sequence ATGAGTCGAATATTAAAAGAAAAAATTAATGGTTCTAAGAGACTTAGAGAATTAATGGATAAGAAGGACATTATTTTAGCTCCTGGTGCCTATGATGCCTTGAGTGCTAGAATTGTAGAAGCTGTTGGTTTTGATGTTGTCTATATGACTGGTTTTGGTACGGCTGCTAGTTTATTGGGTTATCCAGATGTTGGGTTAGTTACTATGACTGAGATGGTAGACAATGCTAGGAGGATCGTCGAAGCTGTTAACATTCCTGTTATTGCTGATGCAGATACAGGTTACGGTAATCCCATAAATGTTATAAGGACTGTTCAGGCTTACGAAGATGCTGGCGTTGCTGGAATTCATATAGAGGACCAGGTTTTTCCGAAAAAGTGTGGACATATTACTGGTAAGCAAGTAGTTCCTAGAGACGATATGTTAGAAAAGATTGCTGCTGCAAGAGATGCTAAGAGAAATAAGGACTTTTTAATTATAGCTAGGACTGATGCTATAGCTGTCGAGGGTATTGAAAGTGCAATTGAAAGGGCAAAAGAGTATTATAAGGCCGGAGCTGACATGATATTCGTAGAGGCCCCAGAAAACATGGGTCATATAAAGCTTATCGCAAAGGAATTAAAGGGAATACCATTATTATTTAATTGGGCTGAAGGTGGTAAAACGCCGGCTGTGGATTTAAATACACTAAGAGAGTTGGGCTTTAAAATAGTAATATTTCCTATAAGTACCTTACTAAGTGCAACAAAAACAATGATGAGAGTATTAGAGACTATAAAAAGAGACGGAACACCAATAAACGTAATGAATGAATTATTCCCATTTAAGGAATTCTTAAACTTCATAGGATTACCAGAAGTCCAAGAACTTGAGAAGAAATATGTAAGAACCAGGTGA
- a CDS encoding 3-isopropylmalate dehydratase small subunit has protein sequence MLVEGNIHIVGDNVDTDVIIPGRYLSLTDPKEIAKHVFEGVEPEFIKRVKAGDIIVAGRNFGSGSSREHAVIGLKALGISAIVAKSFARIFYRNAINVGLPIFISPQLVEFLEKMEIKGVGSFIRSTDLKIRIYAESGEIEFLDKKFRSTVLPPFIQDIIASGGIIEWAKKRLII, from the coding sequence ATGTTAGTTGAGGGTAACATACATATTGTGGGAGATAACGTAGATACCGATGTCATAATTCCAGGTAGATATTTATCCTTAACTGACCCTAAAGAGATTGCTAAGCACGTATTTGAAGGAGTTGAACCAGAGTTTATAAAAAGAGTTAAGGCTGGAGATATAATAGTAGCCGGCAGAAATTTTGGGAGCGGATCTTCAAGGGAACATGCAGTAATAGGATTAAAGGCTTTAGGAATTTCTGCAATAGTAGCAAAGAGTTTTGCCAGAATATTTTATAGGAATGCTATCAATGTAGGACTTCCCATATTCATCTCTCCTCAACTGGTAGAGTTCTTAGAGAAGATGGAAATAAAAGGAGTAGGCTCTTTTATTAGATCTACTGATCTAAAAATACGTATATATGCAGAGTCTGGTGAAATAGAATTTTTAGATAAAAAATTCAGATCTACAGTATTGCCACCTTTTATTCAAGATATAATAGCCAGTGGAGGTATAATAGAATGGGCTAAAAAGAGGTTGATAATATGA
- a CDS encoding 3-isopropylmalate dehydratase large subunit has product MKQTIAEKILNKKNLERKEVKAGDIILGKPDVILINDASGPLTFIQFKNIGAKKVADPQSVVAVLDHFSPPPSLSAAEAFKETRKFVQEYNIPNFFEIGKGGIEHTLLPEKGFIKPGSLIIGGDSHTCTYGAFNAFGTGLGSTDIAVALALGYTWFLVPESQRFKFEGKRMPFVSGKDLILKVIKDIGVDGATYQSMEFTGNGLLQFNINEYMALCNMAVEAGAKTGIVEANENIAKWAVSKFGYLPELVKADEGAEYVNSIEYNLSEIDEPLVAKPHSPGNVVSISEVEGIRVDQVYIGNCANGTLTDLRQAALVLKGRNVAKGTRLIVVPATQQIYKEAIREGLIDIFIEAGASISTPTCGACFGGHMGLLFDGEVAIATTNRNFRGRMGSAKAEIYLANAFVAAASAVTGYITNPKKIVGWEEAKKFVYGDYNVS; this is encoded by the coding sequence ATGAAGCAGACTATAGCGGAAAAAATTTTAAACAAGAAAAACTTAGAGAGGAAAGAGGTAAAGGCTGGAGATATCATACTCGGTAAACCAGATGTAATTCTAATAAACGATGCCTCCGGCCCTCTTACTTTTATTCAATTTAAAAACATAGGTGCAAAGAAAGTAGCTGATCCTCAATCAGTAGTAGCAGTCCTAGATCACTTCTCACCTCCACCTTCACTTTCTGCTGCGGAAGCTTTTAAGGAAACAAGGAAATTCGTTCAAGAATACAACATTCCTAATTTCTTTGAAATTGGAAAAGGTGGAATAGAGCACACTTTACTCCCAGAGAAGGGTTTCATAAAACCAGGGAGTTTAATAATTGGAGGGGATTCTCATACATGCACGTACGGTGCATTTAACGCATTTGGAACTGGATTAGGCTCTACTGATATAGCAGTGGCATTAGCCTTAGGCTATACGTGGTTTTTAGTACCAGAATCTCAAAGATTCAAATTTGAAGGAAAAAGAATGCCTTTTGTATCTGGTAAAGATCTTATCTTAAAGGTCATTAAGGATATAGGAGTTGACGGAGCTACTTATCAATCCATGGAATTTACTGGAAATGGACTATTGCAATTTAATATAAATGAGTACATGGCTCTATGTAATATGGCCGTAGAAGCTGGAGCAAAGACTGGAATAGTTGAGGCTAATGAGAATATAGCTAAATGGGCAGTCTCCAAGTTTGGATATCTTCCAGAACTGGTAAAGGCTGATGAAGGCGCAGAATACGTAAATTCAATTGAATATAACTTATCGGAAATTGATGAGCCTTTAGTTGCAAAACCTCATTCGCCGGGAAACGTTGTTAGTATTTCAGAAGTTGAAGGAATTCGCGTTGATCAAGTTTATATTGGAAATTGTGCAAATGGAACGTTAACGGATTTAAGACAAGCTGCTCTCGTACTAAAGGGAAGAAACGTAGCTAAGGGTACTAGATTAATAGTAGTACCAGCAACGCAACAAATTTACAAAGAAGCTATAAGGGAGGGATTAATTGACATCTTCATTGAAGCCGGAGCGTCAATTTCTACTCCTACTTGTGGTGCATGTTTTGGTGGACATATGGGACTTTTATTCGATGGAGAAGTAGCTATTGCTACGACTAATAGAAACTTTAGGGGAAGAATGGGTTCTGCAAAAGCTGAAATTTACTTAGCTAATGCATTTGTTGCTGCAGCATCTGCTGTAACAGGTTATATCACAAATCCTAAGAAAATAGTTGGTTGGGAGGAAGCTAAAAAATTCGTTTATGGTGATTATAATGTTAGTTGA
- a CDS encoding bifunctional DNA primase/polymerase gives MVEKGYNYAVPGGQRVLIILDFEDKELVKAWIGEGELNKLCKSTLCVDAPHGGLHVYITADDIPEYKFNPVFIKDGKGIADLQSFNSYVVGPRSCINHRYCNADKCPWKGQDYTTCYIPN, from the coding sequence ATGGTTGAGAAGGGTTACAATTATGCAGTACCAGGTGGGCAAAGAGTGTTAATAATCCTAGACTTTGAGGATAAGGAGTTAGTCAAAGCGTGGATTGGTGAAGGTGAGCTTAACAAACTGTGTAAAAGCACGCTCTGTGTTGATGCTCCCCACGGTGGACTACATGTTTACATTACCGCTGATGATATTCCAGAGTATAAGTTCAACCCCGTGTTTATCAAAGATGGCAAAGGAATAGCTGACCTACAGAGTTTTAACTCATATGTTGTAGGTCCAAGGTCATGTATTAACCATAGGTACTGTAATGCCGATAAATGTCCATGGAAAGGACAAGACTACACCACGTGTTATATTCCTAATTAA
- a CDS encoding PIN domain-containing protein — translation MVKLLLDTSYFIAYLNKNDKHHSEALKLSEKVREYEAVITDYVFDELITFLIYHVNKDYAIKVASIILEKVKDGELYMFFIDWEVFIHAINYLVKYEKKLSFTDCTTLSSMDKLRSEYLLSFDNDFDNITLLKLGKKVVNIRYII, via the coding sequence ATGGTTAAGCTCCTCCTAGATACCTCATATTTCATCGCTTATCTAAACAAAAACGATAAGCATCATAGTGAAGCTTTGAAACTCTCCGAGAAAGTAAGAGAATACGAGGCCGTAATTACCGATTACGTCTTTGATGAGCTAATAACCTTTCTAATATATCACGTGAACAAGGATTACGCAATTAAAGTAGCATCAATAATTCTTGAAAAGGTAAAGGATGGAGAGCTTTACATGTTTTTTATTGACTGGGAAGTTTTCATTCATGCTATAAATTACCTAGTTAAGTATGAGAAGAAGTTAAGTTTTACGGATTGCACTACACTTTCCTCAATGGACAAGCTAAGGAGCGAGTACCTACTGAGTTTTGATAACGATTTTGATAACATAACTTTGCTAAAATTGGGAAAGAAGGTGGTAAACATAAGGTACATTATATAG